A region from the Kineothrix sp. IPX-CK genome encodes:
- a CDS encoding ABC transporter ATP-binding protein has translation MFKTMRRIILWTGERKKRLYWGFLFSFLQTMFTAMPIMGAAYFLDLMIKDSRGEVTLSPVLALWALAFMIVCILGRFLFSYLRATFQESIAFEKTAEERIRIGDILKRVSLGFFDKNNTGEISGAVTTDLSVFEMYAMKMTDTLVGAYIHAAAMILCLVFFCWQAALISILGIAGSGFFLYLLSKGSHKNAIVHQKAQNELITAVIEYIRGIAVVKAYGQEGVAVKGIRDAFRSHRKINIKIELDYVGCNGMHQLCLKLASAAVVLITALMTINGSLSLPVFLMMAIFSFELFSQVEQVNNAAHTMELMETAMNKIEEIENARFIDADSVNKPLLNFSVGFAGVSFGYDKRKVLDNISFEIPQGTTTAIVGPSGSGKTTVCNLLARFYDVNEGRIFLGDTDIRELTCDSLLGNISMVFQNVYLFHDTVLNNIRFGKPEASMEEIVEAAKKACCHDFIERLPDGYHTVVGEGGSSLSGGEKQRISLARAILKDAPVIILDEATASVDPENEHLIQRAISALSKGKTMIVIAHRLATIENAQQILVLDEGKIVQKGTHAQLIAQDGLYKRFVELREKAEGWKLA, from the coding sequence ATGTTTAAAACGATGAGACGTATTATCCTATGGACCGGAGAGCGTAAGAAGCGCTTATACTGGGGATTCCTTTTTTCCTTCCTCCAAACGATGTTTACAGCGATGCCGATTATGGGGGCAGCTTATTTTCTGGATCTTATGATCAAGGATAGTCGGGGTGAGGTAACATTGTCACCTGTTTTGGCTCTTTGGGCACTTGCGTTTATGATTGTATGTATTCTTGGACGGTTCCTGTTTTCTTATTTGAGGGCAACCTTTCAGGAAAGTATCGCTTTTGAAAAAACAGCGGAGGAGCGCATTCGTATCGGCGACATTTTAAAACGTGTATCCCTTGGCTTCTTCGATAAAAATAATACGGGAGAGATCAGCGGGGCGGTCACCACAGATTTATCCGTTTTTGAGATGTATGCAATGAAAATGACGGATACCCTGGTGGGAGCATACATACATGCGGCTGCCATGATCCTGTGCCTTGTATTTTTCTGCTGGCAGGCGGCGCTGATTTCTATTTTGGGTATTGCGGGCTCGGGTTTCTTTCTGTACTTGTTAAGTAAAGGGAGCCATAAAAATGCCATAGTACATCAGAAGGCGCAAAATGAGTTGATTACAGCGGTAATTGAATATATTCGGGGAATCGCTGTAGTCAAAGCATATGGGCAGGAAGGAGTGGCGGTAAAGGGCATCAGGGATGCTTTCCGTTCCCATAGAAAAATAAATATTAAAATAGAACTGGATTATGTGGGCTGCAACGGAATGCACCAGCTATGCTTAAAGCTGGCCTCTGCCGCCGTCGTATTAATAACGGCCCTGATGACTATAAACGGCTCCTTGTCGCTGCCTGTTTTTCTTATGATGGCTATTTTTTCCTTCGAATTGTTCTCCCAGGTAGAGCAGGTCAATAATGCGGCTCATACCATGGAGCTTATGGAGACAGCTATGAATAAAATCGAAGAGATTGAAAATGCCCGTTTTATTGACGCGGACTCTGTAAACAAGCCGCTTCTTAATTTTTCTGTCGGGTTTGCGGGGGTTTCCTTCGGATATGACAAGAGAAAAGTATTAGATAATATTTCATTCGAGATCCCGCAGGGCACCACTACGGCTATCGTAGGTCCTTCCGGCTCCGGCAAGACTACCGTTTGTAATCTTCTCGCCCGGTTTTACGATGTGAATGAAGGCCGTATTTTCCTTGGAGACACGGATATCAGGGAACTGACTTGTGACAGCCTGCTTGGTAATATCAGTATGGTATTCCAGAATGTCTATCTGTTTCACGATACGGTATTGAATAATATTCGCTTCGGCAAACCGGAGGCATCCATGGAGGAGATTGTTGAGGCGGCGAAGAAGGCATGCTGTCATGATTTTATTGAAAGACTGCCTGACGGGTATCATACGGTGGTGGGAGAAGGAGGTTCTTCCCTATCGGGCGGAGAAAAGCAGCGCATTTCCCTTGCCAGGGCGATTTTAAAAGATGCACCTGTTATTATTCTGGACGAGGCTACGGCCAGCGTGGACCCTGAAAACGAGCATTTGATCCAACGGGCGATTTCCGCTTTGTCCAAAGGCAAGACGATGATCGTTATCGCACACCGGCTTGCGACCATCGAAAATGCGCAGCAGATACTTGTGTTAGACGAAGGGAAAATTGTGCAGAAGGGAACTCATGCCCAACTGATAGCACAGGATGGGCTGTATAAGCGTTTTGTGGAGCTTCGAGAGAAAGCGGAAGGGTGGAAGCTGGCGTAA
- a CDS encoding ACT domain-containing protein gives MDIRIIDKAFSVCKLQNINGINFEDDFCFLGKTDEELSLVCATQFVPQNTTEREDGWRAFRIEGVLDFSLIGILSEISGILAGAKIGIFVISTYNTDYILVKEKDFEKALDSLKTEGYHIKG, from the coding sequence ATGGATATAAGAATAATTGACAAGGCGTTCAGTGTGTGTAAGCTGCAGAATATCAATGGGATAAATTTTGAGGATGATTTTTGTTTTCTGGGGAAGACGGACGAAGAACTGTCGTTAGTTTGCGCCACGCAGTTCGTACCTCAGAATACGACAGAACGGGAGGACGGATGGAGAGCATTTCGTATCGAGGGAGTTCTGGATTTCTCGTTAATAGGAATCCTTTCGGAAATTTCGGGAATTCTGGCCGGGGCAAAAATCGGAATTTTTGTGATTTCCACCTATAATACTGACTATATATTGGTAAAGGAAAAAGACTTTGAAAAGGCTTTAGACTCCCTGAAGACAGAAGGATATCATATAAAGGGATAA